The Anaeromyxobacter sp. Fw109-5 genomic interval TCGAGCGCGCCGGGCTGGTCCGCCGCACCCGGCGCGGGCGCGAGCACACGCTCGAGCTCGAGCCGGCGCCGCTCCGCGAGGTCGTGCGGTGGGCCTCGCACTTCGAGCGGTTCTGGACCGAGCGCCTCGATCGCATGGAGGCGTTCTTCGCGGAGAAGAGGAGGCGATCGTGAACGAGACGAAGACCACCGAGCTGACCGTGAAGCGCACCATCCCGGCGACCCCGGCGCAGGTCTACGACGCCTGGCTCGACCACAAGAGCCCGGGGAGCCCGTGGCACGGGACCGCCCGCGCGATCGTGAACCCGGTCGTGGACGGCCTCTTCTACCACTCGGTCGATCACGCCGGCCGCTCCTGGGCGCACTACGGCCGGTTCGTCGCGCTCGAGCCCGCGAAGCGCATCCAGCACACCTTGATGTCGGAGGCGACCCGCGGCCTCGAGTCGGTGGTGACCGTCACGCTCGAGGCGCGGGGCAGCGACACCGAGGTGACGCTGCGCCACACGAACGTCCCGGACGACGAGCTGGGCCGCATGCACGCGGAGGGGTGGGGTTACGTGCTGGGCGCGATCGCCGAGCGGTTCGCGAAGCGATAGGTGGCGAGCACGCCGTGGCGGAGCCGGAGGAGACCATGTCCGCTGAACGAGAAGGCCGGGGCGGCGATGCGTCGGAGCGCGAGATCGTGAGCGCGCGCACGTTCGCGGCTCCGCGCGAGCGCGTGTTCGAGGCGTTCCGCGATCCGGCGCGCCTGGCGCGCTGGTGGGGACCGCAGGGCTTCCGCAGCACCTTCGAGGTGTTCGACTTTCGCCCGGGCGGCGCGTGGCGGTTCGTCATGCACGGGCCGGACGGCGTCGACCATCCGAACGAGAGCGTCTTCCTCGCGGTGGAGCCGCCTGAGCGCATCGTCTTCCGACACCTGTCGGGAGGCCACCCGTTCGAGCTGACGATCACGCTGGACGAGAAGGGCGGCACGACCCGCGTCACCTGGCGCATGCGGCACGACACCGCCGAGGACTGCGCCAAGGTGAAGCCGTTCGTCGTCCCGGCCAACGAGCAGAACTTCGACCGGCTGGCGGCGGAGCTCGAGCGGGCGGGGTGAGGGGTCGAGCCGTGAAAGCGCGGTTCCGGGATCGGAATCGCCGTGCGTGGCCGGCGCGCGACCGCGAGGGGCGGCGACGTGGCTAGGGCACAAGACCGAACACGGCGACCGGCACAGTGCTGTCCGTACCCATGACGTTCCCGAGCCGATCCCCGGCGCCCCAGCACTCCGCGCCACCCTTCACGAGCGCGCACGTGTGCCACTGACCCGCCGTGATCGCCTTGGCGCCGCTCGCGAGGCCAAGAACACTTTCCTGCGCATCGCCGTCTCATATCACGAAGCGTAAAGAAGCGTGTCGCCTGCGCGGCGACGGTATGGATTGGCAGAAGAGACGATGCGTGTCAGGTCCTGGAGGCCGTCTTCAGGCGAGGTGACGGTCGAGACGGCTGTCGTCGTCGATCGGCGCGGCGAGCTCGCGTTAGACTCAGGTCCCGCGCAGGATCTCGTAGCCGCCGAGCTCGGACCGGACCTGCCACCGCTCCAGCGAGGCGGCACGGTCGAACCCGATCCGCTCGTAGTGGGCGCGCACCGCGGTAGCCGCCTGGTCGATCGCCTCCTGGCTCTCCCAGACCGCGAGCGTCACCACGTCGAAGGCGGTCGGCCCGCCCGTCTTCCGGAAGACGAGGTGACCGCGGAAGCCGGGGAGGGTCGAGATGAAGTCCAGGTTGCGGCGGGTGGCCTCGTCGAACTCGGCCCGGGAGCAGACCCGATCCGCGCTGGCGTGAGTTGAGCTTCGCCGGCGTCGTGGCGCCGCTCTCGAGGCGGCGGGACGCAGGGCGTCCAGCGGCGTCGGCCGCGGGACGGTTCATGCTTTCTGCGCGCAATGAAGAAGGGGGCGGCCTGCGGGCCGGTGGTTCAGGTGACAGCTGAGGCGAGCTCGCGGTGATCGGTGACCTCGGCGGCAAGGAGCGCGTCGCGGAGCGTCTCCATGGCGCGGGCCCAGGCGACGGGCCTGCCGTCCTTGCGAGGCGCCAGGGTCCGCCAGGCGCTGACCGCGTTGTAGCCGATGAGCCTGAGCCAGCTGACGGTCTCGATGGAGGCCCGGCTCGC includes:
- a CDS encoding antibiotic biosynthesis monooxygenase, with protein sequence MDALRPAASRAAPRRRRSSTHASADRVCSRAEFDEATRRNLDFISTLPGFRGHLVFRKTGGPTAFDVVTLAVWESQEAIDQAATAVRAHYERIGFDRAASLERWQVRSELGGYEILRGT
- a CDS encoding SRPBCC family protein; the encoded protein is MSAEREGRGGDASEREIVSARTFAAPRERVFEAFRDPARLARWWGPQGFRSTFEVFDFRPGGAWRFVMHGPDGVDHPNESVFLAVEPPERIVFRHLSGGHPFELTITLDEKGGTTRVTWRMRHDTAEDCAKVKPFVVPANEQNFDRLAAELERAG
- a CDS encoding SRPBCC domain-containing protein, whose protein sequence is MNETKTTELTVKRTIPATPAQVYDAWLDHKSPGSPWHGTARAIVNPVVDGLFYHSVDHAGRSWAHYGRFVALEPAKRIQHTLMSEATRGLESVVTVTLEARGSDTEVTLRHTNVPDDELGRMHAEGWGYVLGAIAERFAKR
- a CDS encoding helix-turn-helix transcriptional regulator encodes the protein MNERADIVFAAVADPTRRAILDQLARGPARVTDVAAPFAMSLNAVSKHIKVLERAGLVRRTRRGREHTLELEPAPLREVVRWASHFERFWTERLDRMEAFFAEKRRRS